The following proteins come from a genomic window of Scomber japonicus isolate fScoJap1 chromosome 4, fScoJap1.pri, whole genome shotgun sequence:
- the spsb1 gene encoding SPRY domain-containing SOCS box protein 1, translating to MGQKVPGGIKTIDMRDPAFSPLKLELQALSHTKPSRLDLLLDMPPASLDVQVQHSWNNDDRSLNIFVKDDNKLVFHRHPVAQSTDAIRGRVGYTRGLHVWEISWAMRQRGTHAVVGVATIDAPLHSVGYTALVGSNAESWGWDLCRSKLYHDGKNHTGKTYPAFLEPDDTFIIPDSLLVVLDMDEGTLGYIVDGHYLGVAFRGLKGRKLYPVVSAVWGHCEIRIRYINGLDPEPLSLMDLCRRSVRVALGRDRLSEIHRLPLPASLKNYLLYQ from the exons ATGGGGCAAAAGGTCCCAGGTGGCATTAAAACAATTGATATGAGGGATCCGGCGTTCAGCCCCCTGAAGCTGGAGCTTCAGGCCCTGAGTCACACAAAGCCGTCTCGACTGGATCTGCTGCTGGACATGCCACCTGCCAGCCTGGACGTGCAGGTTCAACACTCATGGAACAATGATGACCGCTCCCTCAACATCTTTGTCAAGGACGACAACAAACTGGTATTTCATAGGCACCCTGTGGCGCAGAGCACGGACGCCATCCGGGGTCGTGTTGGCTACACACGGGGACTGCATGTGTGGGAAATCAGCTGGGCCATGCGGCAGAGGGGTACGCACGCTGTGGTCGGAGTGGCTACAATTGATGCCCCACTACACTCGGTGGGCTACACCGCATTGGTAGGAAGCAATGCTGAATCCTGGGGATGGGACCTGTGCAGAAGTAAACTCTACCACGACGGCAAGAATCACACAGGAAAAACCTACCCGGCCTTCCTCGAGCCAGACGACACCTTCATAATACCAGACTCCCTCTTAGTAGTCTTGGACATGGACGAGGGGACTCTGGGTTACATAGTGGATGGACATTATTTAGGAGTGGCGTTCAGAGGACTTAAGGGCAGGAAGCTATACCCTGTGGTGAGCGCCGTGTGGGGACACTGTGAAATACGAATTCGGTACATTAATGGACTTGATC cTGAACCCCTCTCTCTGATGGACCTGTGTAGGCGTTCGGTGAGAGTGGCATTAGGACGAGACCGTCTGAGTGAAATCCATAGACTGCCCCTCCCGGCCTCTCTCAAGAACTACCTGCTCTACCAATGA
- the slc25a33 gene encoding solute carrier family 25 member 33, producing MAQKDTLLHLFAGGCSGTVGAIVTCPLEVLKTRLQSSGLTLRPVFQVQLGTLSGTGVIRPGTVTPGLLQVLRSILEKEGPRSLFRGLGPNLVGVAPSRAIYFAAYSKSKEIFNGLFVPNSGAVHMSSAGVAAFVTNSLMNPIWMVKTRMQLEKKARGEKKMNALQCARYVYRTEGIRGFYRGLTASYAGISETMICFLIYETLKKNLAKSQFTSPNGEKEKGASDFLGLMMAAAFSKGCASCIAYPHEVIRTRLREEGSKYKYFFQTGRLIAVEEGYAAFYRGLIPQLIRQIPNTAIVLSTYELLVHLLGDSK from the exons ATGGCACAGAAAGACACACTGCTGCATCTCTTCGCTGGAGG ATGTAGTGGTACAGTGGGAGCCATCGTGACCTGCCCACTGGAGGTGTTAAAGACACGATTGCAGTCTTCTGGACTTACCCTCCGGCCCGTCTTCCAGGTCCAGCTAGGCACCCTGAGTGGTACGGGTGTCATCCGACCAGGAACTGTTACCCCGGGGTTGCTGCAGGTCCTGAG atCGATTCTAGAAAAAGAGGGACCAAGATCACTCTTCCGTGGTCTGGGGCCAAACCTTGTCGGTGTGGCTCCCTCAAG AGCCATTTACTTTGCTGCTTACTCAAAATCTAAAGAGATATTCAATGGGCTGTTCGTTCCTAATAGCGGTGCAGTGCACATGTCCTCTGCTGGTGTTGCAG CTTTCGTCACTAATTCTCTGATGAACCCCATCTGGATGGTAAAGACCAGAATGCAGCTGGAGAAAAA agccagaggagagaagaagatgaaCGCACTGCAGTGTGCCCGCTATGTTTACAGAACCGAAGGCATCCGAGGCTTCTACCGAGGCCTTACTGCATCGTACGCTGGCATCTCGGAGACTATGATCTGCTTCCTCATCTACGAGACACTAAAGAAAAACCTTGCCAAGAGCCAGTTCACCTCACCAAacggagaaaaggagaaaggagcaTCAGACTTCCTGGGTCTGATGATGGCAGCTGCTTTTTCAAAGGGTTGTGCCTCCTGCATAGCCTACCCACACG AGGTTATTCGGACAAGGCTGCGTGAGGAAGGCAGCAAATACAAGTATTTCTTCCAGACAGGGAGGTTGATAGCGGTGGAGGAAGGCTATGCAGCTTTTTATAGAGGACTCATTCCACAGCTAATTAGACAAATCCCTAACACAGCCATCGTCCTCTCCACATATGAACTCCTCGTCCATCTGCTGGGAGATTCCAAGTGA
- the si:ch211-150o23.3 gene encoding uncharacterized protein si:ch211-150o23.3 produces the protein MLRFLHILLTGLLGILWERVTAVDRIRLVDGDNKCSGRVEVLRHNRWGTVCDHGWDLREADVVCLEVGCGLAESPVHRAAFGAGSGEIWLQHVQCSGHESSLSRCGVVLHSNPTCTHENDAGVKCSGTLLMPTLSLLSPHTVFSPGEAVRFSCSVLLGHHPSDFHLYKHGVSTPLVTQRVDQSQTGVELTLSDIETFHQGSYSCRYRIRGFSPSQLHSSPPSNSINITVVELLTPQHWFNTSTEAPTGSVIKGHSFNITCSTLQQYPGGSFQLRLIRSNGTVRQSLPALTPSVTFTFPSAQSANEGYYYCLYRVQLGGRTFVSRESQPLPIAVRDPDPVLSPMVISWLVSGLTFLVAVVIIIIVAKVLCNKEKKPSELERETRTCVDNTYVALSINKL, from the exons ATGCTGAGATTCCTCCATATTCTGTTAACCG GTCTGTTAGGTATTCTGTGGGAGAGAGTTACCGCTGTTG ATAGGATTAGACTAGTGGATGGGGACAACAAGTGTTCTGGCAGAGTTGAAGTACTCCGCCATAATAGGTGGGGGACAGTTTGTGACCATGGCTGGGACCTCCGGGAGGCTGATGTGGTGTGCCTGGAGGTGGGATGTGGCTTAGCTGAATCTCCTGTTCATCGTGCAGCATTTGGTGCAGGCAGTGGAGAGATCTGGCTGCAGCATGTCCAGTGCTCTGGACATGAGTCTAGTTTGTCACGCTGTGGTGTTGTCCTCCACAGTAACCCCACCTGCACCCATGAGAATGATGCAGGGGTGAAATGCTCAG GTACCCTTTTAATGCCCACACTCTCCCTGCTGTCGCCTCACACTGTGTTCTCTCCCGGGGAGGCTGTGCGCTTCAGCTGCAGTGTTCTGCTGGGTCACCACCCCAGCGACTTCCACCTGTACAAGCATGGAGTATCCACACCACTGGTTACACAGAGGGTCGACCAGAGCCAGACTGGAGTGGAGCTGACACTGTCCGACATAGAGACTTTCCACCAGGGCAGCTATAGCTGCCGGTACAGGATCAGGGGCTTCTCTCCTTCTCAGCTACACAGCTCTCCACCCAGCAACTCTATCAATATCACTGTGG TGGAACTCCTGACCCCCCAACACTGGTTCAACACGTCCACTGAGGCCCCGACTGGTTCTGTCATTAAAGGCCACAGTTTTAACATCACCTGCTCCACCCTGCAACAGTACCCTGGGGGCTCCTTCCAGTTGCGCCTCATCCGCTCCAACGGCACAGTGCGCCAGTCTCTGCCTGCCCTCACCCCGTCTGTCACTTTCACCTTCCCCAGCGCCCAGAGCGCCAACGAGGGCTACTACTACTGCCTGTATCGGGTTCAGCTGGGTGGACGCACGTTTGTCTCCAGAGAAAGCCAGCCGCTGCCTATAGCCGTCAGAG ACCCAGATCCAGTACTAAGTCCAATGGTGATCAGCTGGCTTGTGTCTGGCCTGACATTTTTGGTAGCCGTCGTCATTATCATCATTGTGGCCAAAGTGCTGTGCAACAAAGAGAAGAAGCCCTCTGAACTGGAGCGAGAGACCAGAACCT GTGTGGACAACACTTATGTTGCCTTATCAATTAACAAGCTATGA
- the LOC128356991 gene encoding emerin-like, whose translation MSALSSKTEQEISELLDEYGIKHGPVVGSTRSLYEKKLREAMAKGKRAKPASDKTYYREEEEEVTFIHRTPVRSDGSGDRPYMRSRPEWNEREYEHEASYSGSYSDSYSDSYSRSKPEYRGRDFVDEPYEYDTPSSYKHTHLKSTPLRSGQDAPKAAESSRLIPLWVQFVFFLAVAVLLYIVFANMESNEYVKGIE comes from the exons ATGTCGGCGCTGAGTAGTAAGACTGAGCAGGAGATAAGCGAGCTGCTCGATGAATACGGGATCAAACACGGTCCTGTGGTCG GCTCCACCAGAAGTCTGTATGAGAAGAAGCTAAGAGAAGCCATGGCTAAAGGGAAGAGAGCTAAACCAGCATCTGACAAAACCTACTACAGAGAAGAGG AGGAGGAAGTCACCTTCATTCACAGGACACCT GTCAGGAGTGACGGTTCAGGAGACCG GCCTTACATGAGGTCAAGACCGGAGTGGAACGAGAGGGAATATGAGCATGA GGCGTCCTACTCAGGCTCCTACTCAGACTCCTACTCAGACTCCTACTCAAGGTCGAAGCCTGAATACAGAGGAAGGGATTTTGTTGATGA accCTACGAGTACGACACACCGTCCTCTTACAAACACACCCATTTGAAATCAACGCCCTTGAGATCTGGTCAAGATGCTCCGAAGGCTGCCGAGTCGTCTCGTCTCATCCCACTTTGGGTTCAGTTTGTGTTCTTCCTGGCTGTGGCAGTTTTACTCTACATTGTTTTCGCCAATATGGAGTCAAACGAATACGTGAAAGGAATAGaatga